One Leucoraja erinacea ecotype New England chromosome 5, Leri_hhj_1, whole genome shotgun sequence DNA segment encodes these proteins:
- the pbk gene encoding lymphokine-activated killer T-cell-originated protein kinase homolog, whose translation MDKGCPFKSPCQQEHKKSHSGCSDDNRIPLSIPASPFMKKLGYGTGVNVYLMKRSPTGKSNSPWAVKKINTKCNVKQKSVYLERLQIEAKRLKDLEHPNIVGYRAFMKANDGTPCLAMEFGGEKSLYDLIEERSENGKAPFPASTIFKVALHVAYGLKYLHNEKKLLHGDIKSCNIVIKEDFETIKICDVGVSLELDENMQVSGPNVTYIGTEPWKPREALEENGLITDKSDIFAYGLTLWEMMTLSMPHVNISDDSFDDDSFDEDTYYAALGTRPALNMEELDDSYKEVIELFLVCTNEDAQKRPSAAQIVEALEATIKKK comes from the exons ATGGATAAAGGCTGCCCTTTCAAATCTCCCTGCCAGCAGGAACATAAAAAATCCCATTCAG GTTGTAGTGATGACAATCGTATTCCTCTGTCCATTCCTGCTTCCCCCTTCATGAAGAAGCTGGGCTATGGCACTGGTGTCAATGTTTATCTCATGAAAAG ATCCCCCACAGGCAAATCAAATTCTCCATGGGCTGTGAAAAAGATTAATACCAAGTGTAATGTGAAGCAGAAAAGTGTTTACCTGGAGAGACTTCAGATAGAGGCCAAACGCTTAAAAGATCTTGAACATCCTAACATTGTTG GATATCGAGCTTTTATGAAAGCCAATGATGGAACACCATGTCTGGCTATGGAGTTTGGAGGAGAGAAGTCTCTGTATGATCTGATAGAAGAAAGAAGTGAAAATGGGAAAGCACCTTTTCCTGCTTCTACCATCTTTAAAGTAGCTTTGCATGTGGCTTATGGATTGAAG TACCTGCACAATGAGAAGAAATTGCTACATGGAGATATTAAATCTTGCAATATAGTAATTAAGGAAGACTTTGAGACCATTAAGATCTGTGATGTAGGTGTTTCGCTTgaattggatgagaacatgcaag tgagtgGTCCAAATGTAACATACATTGGGACTGAACCATGGAAGCCAAGAGAGGCTCTGGAAGAAAATGGTCTAATTACAGACAAATCAGACATCTTTGCCTATGGCCTTACATTGTGGGAAATGATGACCCTTTCTATGCCTCATGTAAATATTTCTGACG ACTCTTTTGATGACGATAGTTTTGATGAGGATACTTATTATGCAGCTTTGGGTACTCGACCTGCACTCAACATGGAGGAGCTAGATGATTCATACAAGGAGGTTATTGAACTGTTCCTGGTCTGCACAAATGAAGATGCTCAAAAACGACCCTCAGCTGCACAGATAGTGGAAGCATTGGAGGCAACGATCAAAAAGAAATAA